From the genome of Desulfovibrio sp. JY:
TCGACGCTGGAACGCGCGCCGGTCTGGATGGCCCGGATGGCGTTGCCCACCTCGCTCGTCGCGGTCATGGTCTTTTCCGCGAGCTTGCGGACTTCATCGGCCACAACGGCGAAACCGCGCCCGGCCTCGCCGGCCCGGGCAGCCTCGATGGCCGCATTGAGGGCCAGCAGGTTGGTCTGGTCGGCGATATCGGAAATCACGCTGATGATGTTGCCGATGCCTTCGGCCTGTTTGCCGAGTTCGTCCATATTGGTACGCAGGGACGAGGCCTGCGCCTGGACACCGTTTATGGCCGCGATCACCTGCTGCACCACATCGGCCCCGGCCTTGGCCTTGTCCCGGGCCTGTCCCGAGCCCTCGGCGGCCTCGGAGGCGTTCCTGGCCACCTCGAGCACGGTGGCGTTCATCTCCTCCATGGCCGTGGCGGTCTCCCCGGTATGGCGGCGTTGCAAGTCCGCCCCTTCCTTGGACTGGTCGATTTGCGAGGAAAGGTCCATCGAGGCCTGGGCCACCGCCTTGGCCACGTCCTCGACGAGGGCCGCGGCATTGAGCTTGCCCTGGCGCTCGGCCATGGCGCCCTGCCGTCGGGCCTCGTCGGCTTCGGCCACCGCCTGCCGGGCGCGTTCGGCCTCGGCCGCGGCCTCACGGCTCTTGTCCTCGGCCTGGGCGATCATCCCCTTGAGGTTATCGACCATGCGCGTCAGCGCCTTGGCCAAAACCCCCGTTTCGTCGACCTGATCGACGGCCAGGGTCTGGGAAAAATCCCCTTCGGCCACCTTGCCGGCAAAGGTCGCCGCCTGCCGCAAGGGCCGGACCAGCCCGGCCGCAAACACCCACAATACGCCAAGGGCCAGCACCGTGACGCCGAGGCCCACGCCCACCTGCCACATGGCGCTTTCACGATTGAGCCCGATCAGGGCGGCATCGAGCTCCCGGCTCTGGGCCAAAACGATATCCGGATGGACTCGGATGAGCACGGCCCACGGACGATCGGTGCGGCCCAGGGTAATGGGGGCCAGGGCCCGGTACACTCCCGTGGCCGGGCTCACGTCGATCAGGGGCTTGCCGGCCCTGACCTCCTTGACGATGACTTCCCATTCCTTGGAAATAGTTTTGAGGGGCTGGCCGATAGCCTCGGGATGCTCGCTGCTGGCGACCACCAGCCCGGCGTAACTGATGATGGCCACGTCGCCCCGGCTCTCGTAAAGGCTGGCGTCGACCTTCTTGGCCAGTTCCTGCATGAAGTTGAGCCGCAGGTCCGTGCCGGCCAGGCCGAGATACTTGCCGTTTTCCAGGATGGGCGCATTGATCGTGGCCAGCCAGTCCTTCTTGCCCTGGATGATGTAGGGCAGCGGGTCGAGGACGATTTCCTTTTTCCTCTCGCGTGACTGCTGGTACCAGGCGCCCTTGCCCACGCCATTGTCGTTGAGTTCACGGTTTTCATAATCGACCAGCGCCTGGCGGGCGATCTTCCCGTTGACGTCACGATTCCAGTAGGGAATGAACCGGCCGGTCTCGTCGTAGCCTTCGTCGGCCTTGCCGGCGAATTCCTTGTCCCGGCCATCCAGGGCGTCCGGCTCCCAGGCCGAATAGGCACCCAGAAAATTGGGATTATTCTCGAGGACCCGGTGCAAAATGTCGTTGAGGATATTGCGCACCGGGTTCTGGACGCCTTCCTTGGCGGATATGCGGCCCACATCCTCCCGTACGACTTCGAACACCTTGGCCATGGTCCGGGCGGTGACGAGGTTGTTCTCCAGGGCGCTTTGGATAATGGACGCCTGATTGGCGGCCAGCATAGTCAGATTGCGTTTCGCCTCCGACTCCAGCAGATCCCCGACGCGTTTCGACACCAGCACCTGCGTTTTTCCCGCAGAATACAGATTGTAGCCGACAAGCGCCGCGGCGGTCGCCAGCAAACATCCCCCCGCCAGCAGTAGTATTTTTGCTTGAATCGACTTCAGTTGCATATCATTCCTCTCTTGCCCGTAAACCATCTCTGCCAATTTCAAAAGAAATACTCCGCCAAGGCCGAACACATCACGAATTGAAAAGAGAACGCTTTTCCAAAAAGATGCCCTGTTGCCCTGTTCATGGCCACAGCAAGGAACAGCCGATGGGACTGGATTCTAAAACCATACCACCATGCAAGGCATTTCGCAATGCCGGGTACGCGGCAAGGACGGCATTGCGCCAAATCCACCATAAACACAGCGCACCATGTCGCAACAAGCCGCAATTCTATACTAAAGGCGAATGCACCTCAATTCCCGACGAACGCATTCCGTTTTTTGGGGCCTAGGCACGACGTTCGACAAAAAAGGCGATGATGGGACTGCCCGGCTTGTTGACCAGTTCGTAGCGCGCGGCACGCCAGGCATCGAAGGGAAGGCCCGCGCACCAGGCGGCGACCGCCGCCGCCTCGGCCGCGCCGCCGGGATGGCCGGTGTAGCAGACCACGGCGATGCCGCCGTCCGGGGCCAGCACGGCGGTCGCCGCGTCAAGCGCGGCCAGGGTCGTTTCGGGACGCGTGACCACGGCGGCGTCGCCGCCGGGCAAAAAGCCGAGGTTGAAGACCATTGCCGCCACGTGGCCGTGGTGCGCCCCGGGCAGGCGCGCAAGCATGTCCTCGTGTCCGGCGGCGTGGTAGCGGGCGAGGTGGCCGAGGCCGGCCGCTTCGAGGCGCTCGCGGGTATGTTCCAGGGCCTCGGCCTGGATGTCGAAGCAGTGCACCACCCCATCCGGGGCGACCAGCCCGGCCAGGGCCAGGGCGTCGTTGCCGTTGCCGGCCGTGGCGTCCACGGCCACGCGGCCCGGGCCAAGGGTCCGGGCCAAAAGCTTGTGGGCGAAGGTCAGGGCGGCGGTGGTGCGCACGATGGCGTCAGCGGCCGCAGCAGCGCTTGTACTTCTTGCCGCTGCCGCAGGGACAGGAATCGTTGCGCCCGACCTTGGGCGCGGCCGGGGCGGGGGCCGGGTCCGTGCTTCCGGGGCGGCCATCCACGTAGAGCCAGCAGCCGTTTTTTTTCTTGAACCGGCTGCGTTCGTGCAGGGTCATGGGTTCGCCGGCCTTTTCGAAGGCGGCGGAAAATTCCACCACTCCCGTGTCGTCGTCCGGACCGCCATCCAGGGTGGCCAGAACGGTCAACCCGGTCCAGACCACGTCGACGCTCCAGGCCAGTGTCTCGGCCGGGCGGAAGGCCGCCCGCTGGCGCGAGCCCAGGGTGCGCTCGAGGTGGGCCATGTCGTTTCGGGCGTAGGCGGTGTAGCGCGAGCGCATGAGCGCCTCGGCCGTGGGCGCGGGCTTGCCGTCGAGATAGGGGCCGCAACAGGCCTCGAAGGAGAGGCCGGACCCGCAGGGACAGGGATCGGTCATCGTTGTTTCCAGTATGGCTAGGCCGGAGACTGCCTCCTTCACAGGAGTCTTTCCCCGGATGTTTCCCAAGACGCGCGTCCTGAAAAAGGAAAGTTACCCATTAAAAAATTTAGGAAAGGGAGAGCGCGAGAGGGGAGAACCCTTTTCTTAAAGGGTTTCCCCTCTCGCATCCTCTTCTCCCCCTCTCCTTCCTACACCTCGTAATCGACGACGCGGCGTTCGGACACGACCTTCTTGATGAAGTCCACGACCTCGAGGTGCAGCGGGTGCACGGCGTAGGTCTGCAAGTCCTCCTTGGTCCGGAAGGAGGAAGAGAGCACCACGTCCGTTTCGGGCACGGCGGCGAAGATTTCCGCGCCGACGGCGACTTCCAGCTCCACGGCCTGGGGCAGTTTGCCTTTGAGGGCGAGCAGTCGGGACTGCATTTCGGCGGCGTTGGCGGCCTTGTCGCGGCCTTCGGCCTGGTCCTTGAGGGTCCACATGACGATGTGCTTGATCATGGCGGGCTCCTGAGAATGGGGTTGCGGCCTTGTAGCGCAAACGGGCCCGGGGAGCCAGGGATGCGCGCGGCGGTAGTTTGATGCAAAATAGCAACATGAGATGCAATACTGCAACATTGTGGCGAAATCGCCTCACGCAGATTTGCACAAATCGTTTCATATTGCAACATATCAGTTGCAAATATGCAACACTATCACGCTTTCAAGCCTGCCCCTCTTTCCGCCCTTCTCGTCGACACCCAATTTTATCCAATATTATAAAAGCATTACCAAATTCATCTGACGCTTGCGCCCCGCGTTGCATGCATCTTGCTCCAAAGCCGCATCCACCCGGCGACATGCACCGAAAAAGCGATCCCATAATCGCGCTCGATCTCACGATGCATCGCCGGCCGAGAGCCACAGCGCCCCGGCCGGCATGGCGATACGGCAGGTGGCGGCACAGGTTCGGGGGTGCCTCCACCTGCCCCAACCGGCTCTTCCTCCCGGCCCGCGCGGGCGCCCGGACGCCGGCCGACATGGCGAACCCCGGCACGAAACCTCCCATCCACGCTTGCAGTCGTAAAGGAGAGCATCAGATGGAGCCCAAGTTGGCCGCGTCGCTGGCGGAAACCGCCAAATTCCAGAAGCTGTGCGGCATCCTCGACCATTACGGACGCCACCCGGCCCGACTCGTCCCCATTTTACAGGCGTTGCAGGAAGAGTACCGCTACCTCCCCGAGGAAGTGCTCTCCTACGTCGCGACCTCGCTGCGCATCCCCGAGGCCAACGTCTTCGGCGTGGCCACCTTTTACGCCCACTTCGCGCTTACGCCCAAGGGCAAATACATCGTGCGGCTGTGCGACGGCACCGCCTGCCACGTCAAGCATTCCATCCCCATCCTCGAGGCCCTGCGCGAGCGCCTTTCCCTCTCCGAGGAAAAGACCACCACGCCGGACATGCTTTTCACCGTGGAGACCGTGGCCTGTCTCGGCGCCTGCGGCCTGGCCCCGGTCATGGTCATAAACGAGGACGTCTACGGCCAGATGACCCCGCAGCGGGCCGTTTCGCTCATTGATTCCATCCGCGCCAAGGAGTTGCAGTAATGGAAGGCCCGAACCAGGAATCCACCAGCGTCGCGCCGGCCGCCGTCTCCCAGGCCGTCGCCGGACAGCGCCGCGTCATCGTCTGCGCCGGCACCGGTTGCGTGGCCAACGGCTCGAAAAAGGTCCTCGCCGCCCTGGAAACACAAATGGCCGAGGCCGGCCTCGACGTGGTGCTGGAATTCAAGCCCGAAGGCCACGGCGACGGCGTGCGCCTGTCCCACAGCGGCTGCCAGGGCTTTTGCCAGATGGGGCCGCTGGTCACCATCCTGCCCGAGAACATCCTCTACACCAGGGTCGCCGTGGAAGACGTGCCCGACATCGTGAGCCTGACACTTATAAAGGGCGAGCCCGTCGAGCGCCTGCTCTATGTCGAGCCCCGCACCAAAAAGCGCTGCCTCGGGCCCGAGCAGATTCCCTTCTACCAGCGCCAGTCCCGCTATGTGCTGAAGGAATGCGGCTTCATCGACCCCGACGAGATCCGCGAATACGTGGCCCACGGCGGCTACGGCGCGGCCCGCAAGGCCTTTACCGAGATGGACGGCAAGGCCGTGTGCGACATGATCAGCGCCTCCGGGCTGCGCGGCCGGGGCGGCGGCGGGTTCCCCACCGGCCGCAAGTGGGAGGCCGCCCGCATCCAGGACAACCCGAAAAAGTACGTCATCTGCAACGGCGACGAGGGCGATCCGGGCGCGTTCATGGACCGCTCCGTCATGGAGGGCAACCCCCACTGCGTCATCGAGGGCATGATGATCGCCGCCCGGGGCATCGGGGCCGACGAAGGCTACATCTACGTGCGCGCCGAATATCCCCTGGCCGTGAAGCGCATGCGCCACGCCGTGGCCGAGGCCGAGGCCGCCGGGTACCTGGGCGACGACGTCTTCGGCTCGGGCCAGTCCTTCCGCCTGGAAGTCATGGAAGGGGCCGGCGCGTTCGTCTGCGGCGAGGAAACCGCGCTCATGGCCTCCATCGAGGGCCGGCGCGGCATGCCCGCCCCCAAACCGCCCTTCCCGGCCCAAAAGGGCCTGTGGCGCAAGCCCACCATCATCAACAACGTCGAGACCCTGGCCCAGGTGCCCCGCATCATCGGCCTTGGCGTCGAGGCTTATCGCTCGCTTGGCACCGAAACCTCCCCGGGCACCAAGACCTTTGCCCTGACCGGCCACGTCTGCAACACCGGGCTGATCGAGGTTCCCTTCGGCGCGACCCTGCGCGAGGTGGTGATAA
Proteins encoded in this window:
- a CDS encoding HAMP domain-containing protein; protein product: MQLKSIQAKILLLAGGCLLATAAALVGYNLYSAGKTQVLVSKRVGDLLESEAKRNLTMLAANQASIIQSALENNLVTARTMAKVFEVVREDVGRISAKEGVQNPVRNILNDILHRVLENNPNFLGAYSAWEPDALDGRDKEFAGKADEGYDETGRFIPYWNRDVNGKIARQALVDYENRELNDNGVGKGAWYQQSRERKKEIVLDPLPYIIQGKKDWLATINAPILENGKYLGLAGTDLRLNFMQELAKKVDASLYESRGDVAIISYAGLVVASSEHPEAIGQPLKTISKEWEVIVKEVRAGKPLIDVSPATGVYRALAPITLGRTDRPWAVLIRVHPDIVLAQSRELDAALIGLNRESAMWQVGVGLGVTVLALGVLWVFAAGLVRPLRQAATFAGKVAEGDFSQTLAVDQVDETGVLAKALTRMVDNLKGMIAQAEDKSREAAAEAERARQAVAEADEARRQGAMAERQGKLNAAALVEDVAKAVAQASMDLSSQIDQSKEGADLQRRHTGETATAMEEMNATVLEVARNASEAAEGSGQARDKAKAGADVVQQVIAAINGVQAQASSLRTNMDELGKQAEGIGNIISVISDIADQTNLLALNAAIEAARAGEAGRGFAVVADEVRKLAEKTMTATSEVGNAIRAIQTGARSSVEGAEGAARAVDQATDLAGRSGSMLEEIVSIVDASADQVRSIATASEQQSAASEQINRAVDDINKISEETADAMAKAAASVEELTSQADNLTRLVETLKAE
- a CDS encoding rRNA methyltransferase codes for the protein MRTTAALTFAHKLLARTLGPGRVAVDATAGNGNDALALAGLVAPDGVVHCFDIQAEALEHTRERLEAAGLGHLARYHAAGHEDMLARLPGAHHGHVAAMVFNLGFLPGGDAAVVTRPETTLAALDAATAVLAPDGGIAVVCYTGHPGGAAEAAAVAAWCAGLPFDAWRAARYELVNKPGSPIIAFFVERRA
- a CDS encoding SEC-C domain-containing protein; the encoded protein is MTDPCPCGSGLSFEACCGPYLDGKPAPTAEALMRSRYTAYARNDMAHLERTLGSRQRAAFRPAETLAWSVDVVWTGLTVLATLDGGPDDDTGVVEFSAAFEKAGEPMTLHERSRFKKKNGCWLYVDGRPGSTDPAPAPAAPKVGRNDSCPCGSGKKYKRCCGR
- a CDS encoding Dabb family protein, which gives rise to MIKHIVMWTLKDQAEGRDKAANAAEMQSRLLALKGKLPQAVELEVAVGAEIFAAVPETDVVLSSSFRTKEDLQTYAVHPLHLEVVDFIKKVVSERRVVDYEV
- a CDS encoding NAD(P)H-dependent oxidoreductase subunit E, which codes for MEPKLAASLAETAKFQKLCGILDHYGRHPARLVPILQALQEEYRYLPEEVLSYVATSLRIPEANVFGVATFYAHFALTPKGKYIVRLCDGTACHVKHSIPILEALRERLSLSEEKTTTPDMLFTVETVACLGACGLAPVMVINEDVYGQMTPQRAVSLIDSIRAKELQ
- a CDS encoding 4Fe-4S binding protein; the protein is MEGPNQESTSVAPAAVSQAVAGQRRVIVCAGTGCVANGSKKVLAALETQMAEAGLDVVLEFKPEGHGDGVRLSHSGCQGFCQMGPLVTILPENILYTRVAVEDVPDIVSLTLIKGEPVERLLYVEPRTKKRCLGPEQIPFYQRQSRYVLKECGFIDPDEIREYVAHGGYGAARKAFTEMDGKAVCDMISASGLRGRGGGGFPTGRKWEAARIQDNPKKYVICNGDEGDPGAFMDRSVMEGNPHCVIEGMMIAARGIGADEGYIYVRAEYPLAVKRMRHAVAEAEAAGYLGDDVFGSGQSFRLEVMEGAGAFVCGEETALMASIEGRRGMPAPKPPFPAQKGLWRKPTIINNVETLAQVPRIIGLGVEAYRSLGTETSPGTKTFALTGHVCNTGLIEVPFGATLREVVINIGGGVTDDRGLIDKAGFKAVQIGGPSGGCLTPELLDLPLDFDSLRSVGAMVGSGGLVVMNQKTCMVSVARFFMEFTQRESCGKCVLCREGTKQLLALLDDVIEGRGTAETLELLETLGHAVQIGSLCGLGKTAPNPVLSTLKHFRKEYEEHVFEKRCRAGRCKALARPTINPAICKGCRLCVKACPVGAIMGEKKQPHRIDEGLCVKCGACAAACKFGAVEGI